A window of Ipomoea triloba cultivar NCNSP0323 chromosome 2, ASM357664v1 contains these coding sequences:
- the LOC116004747 gene encoding thioredoxin-like fold domain-containing protein MRL7 homolog, chloroplastic has protein sequence MFLFASSPKFNLGSFSSLCVKQRHHCNSSHVSALNLLFSSSLKQRQTLNHVACFAMSRESEKSDTNVHQKDNSRPKKTIKLKITKGSEDVGKESSEIFPTTIPKKPRRGRRSEAAAVEDFVRDKLEQTFASIREQNSDIMKDKGSIMKDSVVESHDTDSSSDESDEDDVDNETEKKMLVEEEDPDWPLDADVGWGVRASEYFEKHPIKNTVGEDGVVVNWEGELDDCLVKEITCLEWEKFAFHPSPLIVLIFERYKSASKNWKVLKELEKAALVYWKAKDRLPPRTVKIDINIERDLAYALDVKECPQILFLRGNKIVHREKDMRSADELVQMIAHFYYNAKRPACINNLDVSPPF, from the exons ATGTTTCTTTTTGCATCAAGCCCTAAGTTCAACCTTGGTTCTTTTTCATCACTCTGTGTTAAACAGAGACATCATTGTAATTCTAGCCATGTCTCTGCTTTGAACTTGTTATTCTCATCTTCTTTGAAACAACGCCAAACTCTGAACCATGTTGCATGTTTCGCTATGTCGAGGGAATCTGAGAAATCTGATACAAATGTTCATCAGAAAGATAATTCAAGGcctaaaaaaacaataaaactgAAGATAACCAAAGGTTCAGAAGATGTGGGTAAAGAATCTAGTGAAATCTTCCCCACTACAATCCCTAAAAAGCCCAGGCGTGGTCGTAGGAGTGAAGCAGCTGCAGTTGAGGATTTTGTGCGTGATAAATTGGAACAGACATTTGCGTCTATAAGGGAGCAGAATTCAGATATCATGAAAGACAAAGGAAGTATCATGAAAGATAGCGTGGTTGAAAGTCATGATACGGATTCTAGTAGTGATGAGAGTGATGAGGATGACGTTGACAATGAAACTGAAAAAAAGATGTTAGTTGAGGAAGAGGATCCAGATTGGCCACTAGATGCCGATGTGGGTTGGGGAGTTAGAGCATCAGagtattttgagaaacatccgaTTAAAAATACTGTAGGAGAAGATGGTGTTGTAGTTAACTGGGAAGGAGAACTTGATGATTGCTTGGTGAAGGAGATCACTTGTCTTGAGTGGGAGAAGTTTGCTTTTCATCCCAGCCCTCTGATAGTTCTTATTTTTGAGAGATACAAAAG TGCGAGTAAGAACTGGAAAGTTCTTAAGGAGCTAGAGAAAGCAGCTTTGGTGTACTGGAAGGCCAAAGATCGATTGCCTCCTCGG ACTGTAAAGATAGACATCAATATTGAGAGGGATTTGGCCTATGCTCTTGATGTTAAAGAATGCCCACAAATATTGTTTTTGCGAGGAAACAAGATAGTGCATAGGGAAAAAG ATATGCGAAGTGCAGATGAGTTGGTTCAGATGATAGCACATTTTTACTACAATGCAAAAAGGCCTGCATGCATTAACAATTTGGATGTATCTCCACCATTTTAA
- the LOC116003891 gene encoding myosin-2-like isoform X1 — translation MLSVSPSRSRLEEMLEALQRRTGYDKPKDLPPELPARPKSTPRTRPPSVKRPLPRSLETADAELSSSWNCNPKKEIVRDFRGNSSEAKKGKETELGESPYGMPPQGNDNKRILERRVGMKLANSSPRLLPKSREAEWADTIDYFIKEKFRIWCREQNGQWELGTILSTTGEIASVLFSDGNVMKVPTGEILPANPDILDGVDDLIQLSYLNEPSVLHNFQHRYSCGAIYCKAGPLLIAVNPLRDVDMHGNEFVTAYQQKQMSSPHVFSIVDTAYTAMMEDGKNHSVIISGETGSGKTETAKIAMQYLAALGEVSDEMESKLQQTSCILEAFGNAKTHGNYNSSRFGKLIEIHFNTRGKLCGAKVHTFLLEKSRVVQLPQGERSYHIFYQLCAGAPSGLKDKLKIKGATEYNYLNQSDCLVLNGVDDAKKFHMLMEALNTVKICKADQERVFQMLSAVLWLGNISFEVIDNENHVEAVSGEAVTNAASLIGCSAQDLICALSSRRVQAGQEKVAQRLTIQQAIDTRDALAKFIYGSLFDWLVDEINKSLAVGEHLTYTSISILDIYGFESFKNNGFEQFCINYSNERLQQHFNRHLFKLEQEVYELDGIDWTRVEFKDNQECLDLFEKKHIGLISLLDEESNSLEANHLSFANKLKQQLKENCCFKEREGTFSIQHYAGEVLYDNSGFLEKNRDVLHSDIIQLLSSSSSHLPQLFATSLLDQSQKSSPILLDGLYPQKQSVATKFKVQLFNLMRQLDTTTPHFICCIKPNNKQLPGVFEKELVLQQLRYVGVFEAVRISRSGYPTKMTHQCFSDRYGFLLDNNVSKDPLSTAVAVLQQFNVLPELYQVGYTKLYLRAGQIAALEDARKKVLEDTVELQKFFHDHRAGCDFHEIIRGVVMLQSFVRGEIARRQCNALVNSKVLFACKNNDEQFMATRIQSAIRGFLARRRHYSQQNSQTLISEKQETGRNILEFKVLCNTRISNFISFFNLSLSIGWHLNPFQRFC, via the exons ATGTTATCCGTTTCGCCTTCTCGGAGCCGGCTCGAAGAAATGCTGGAGGCTCTCCAGCGTAGGACTGGATACGATAAGCCAAAAGACTTGCCGCCGGAGCTGCCGGCTCGGCCAAAATCCACACCTAGAACTAGGCCACCATCCGTCAAGAGACCGTTGCCGAGAAGCTTGGAAACAGCGGATGCTGAACTCAGTAGCTCATGGAATTGTAATCCTAAGAAAGAAATTGTTAGAGACTTCAGAGGGAACAGTTCCGAGGCTAAGAAAGGTAAGGAAACGGAGCTGGGCGAATCACCTTACGGCATGCCACCACAAGGGAACGACAATAAACGGATTTTGGAGCGAAGAGTTGGTATGAAGCTTGCAAATTCATCTCCCCGTTTGCTCCCCAAGTCTCGTGAGGCCGAGTGGGCTGACACCATTGATTATTTCATCAAGGag AAATTTCGTATTTGGTGTCGTGAACAAAATGGACAGTGGGAATTAGGAACAATACTTTCAACTACAGGAGAAATAGCTTCTGTACTGTTTTCAGATGGaaat GTCATGAAAGTTCCCACTGGAGAGATCTTACCTGCAAATCCAGATATTCTTGATGGGGTTGATGATCTCATACAACTAAGTTATCTGAATGAGCCATCAGTTCTTCATAACTTTCAACATCGATATTCTTGTGGAGCAATATAT TGTAAGGCAGGTCCTCTTTTAATAGCAGTCAATCCCTTAAGAGATGTTGACATGCATGGGAATGAATTTGTTACGGCTTACCAGCAAAAGCAGATGAGTAGTCCTCATGTATTTTCTATTGTTGATACAGCCTACACTGCAATGATGGAAG ATGGAAAAAATCATTCTGTCATCATCAG TGGAGAAACTGGATCTGGAAAGACAGAAACAGCAAAAATTGCTATGCAGTACTTGGCTGCACTTGGTGAAGTTAGCGATGAGATGGAGTCTAAACTGCAGCAGACAAGTTGTATACTAGAGGCATTTGGAAATGCCAAAACACatgggaattacaattccagtCGTTTT GGAAAATTAATTGAGATTCATTTTAACACAAGAGGAAAACTATGTGGTGCCAAAGTACATACTT TTCTTCTTGAAAAG TCAAGAGTGGTTCAACTGCCTCAGGGAGAGAGGTCATACCATATCTTTTACCAGCTTTGTGCTGGGGCTCCATCTGGTCTCAAAG ATAAGCTGAAGATAAAAGGGGCAACTGAGTACAATTATCTTAACCAAAGTGACTGCTTGGTTTtaaatggtgttgatgatgctAAGAAGTTTCATATGCTTATG GAAGCCCTAAACACCGTCAAGATTTGCAAAGCAGATCAAGAGAGAGTTTTTCAGATGCTCTCTGCAGTATTATGGCTGGGAAATATATCATTTGAAGTGATTGACAATGAAAACCATGTTGAAGCTGTGTCGGGTGAAG CTGTTACCAATGCTGCTAGCTTGATAGGTTGCAGTGCCCAGGACCTCATATGCGCTTTATCATCCCGTAGAGTACAAGCTGGCCAGGAGAAGGTTGCCCAGAGGTTAACAATACAACAA GCAATTGATACGAGAGATGCATTGGCAAAATTCATCTATGGAAGCTTGTTTGATTGGCTAGTAGATGAGATTAATAAATCGCTTGCAGTAGGGGAACACCTTACATACACATCCATAAGTATTCTAGATATTTATGGTTTTGAATCATTTAAG AATAATGGCTTTGAACAGTTTTGCATAAACTATTCAAATGAGAGGCTTCAGCAGCATTTTAATCGTCATCTATTCAAACTTGAACAAGAG GTATATGAGCTGGATGGAATTGATTGGACAAGAGTAGAATTTAAAGACAATCAAGAGTGTTTAGATCTTTTTGagaag AAACACATTGGGCTTATCTCTTTACTTGATGAAGAATCAAATTCCCTTGAAGCTAATCATTTAAGCTTTGCCAATAAACTTAAGCAGCAACTGAAAGAAAATTGCTGCTTTAAAGAACGAGAAGGGACATTTAGTATTCAACATTATGCTGGAGAG gtTCTCTATGACAACAGTGGTTTCTTGGAAAAGAACAGAGATGTACTGCATTCTGATATTATTCAGCTACTCTCATCAAGCAGTTCCCACCTTCCTCAGCTGTTTGCCACTTCTTTACTTGACCAATCTCAGAAATCGAGTCCAATTCTGCTTGATGGATTGTATCCTCAGAAGCAAAGTGTTGCTACCAAGTTTAAG GTTCAATTATTTAACTTAATGCGGCAGTTGGATACCACCACTCCACACTTCATTTGTTGCATAAAGCCTAACAATAAACAGCTTCCTGGTGTATTCGAGAAAGAACTAGTCTTACAGCAACTCAGATACGTTGGGGTGTTTGAAGCTGTGAGGATTTCAAGATCTGGCTATCCAACTAAGATGACACATCAATGTTTTTCAGATAG GTATGGTTTCCTCCTGGATAATAATGTGTCCAAAGATCCTTTAAGTACAGCGGTTGCTGTTCTGCAGCAATTCAATGTCCTTCCTGAATTGTACCAGGTTGGGTATACCAAGTTGTATCTCCGAGCAGGACAG ATCGCTGCATTGGAGGATGCAAGGAAGAAAGTTCTTGAAGATACTGTTGAACTGCAAAAGTTCTTTCATGATCATCGTGCTGGTTGTGACTTTCATGAAATCATTCGAGGAGTAGTAATGCTTCAATCTT TTGTTCGTGGTGAAATTGCCAGAAGGCAGTGTAATGCTTTGGTGAATTCAAAAGTTCTGTTTGCTTGCAAAAATAATGATGAGCAGTTTATGGCTACACGGATACAATCAG CAATTCGTGGCTTTTTGGCTCGAAGACGTCATTATAGCCAGCAGAATTCACAAACATTAATTTCTGAGAAACAAGAAACAGGCAGAAATATTTTGGAGTTTAAGGTACTATGTAACACGAGAATCAGTAATTTTATCTCTTTCTTTAACTTGAGTCTGTCAATAGGCTGGCACCTAAATCCATTTCAAAGGTTCTGTTAA
- the LOC116003891 gene encoding myosin-2-like isoform X2 produces MLSVSPSRSRLEEMLEALQRRTGYDKPKDLPPELPARPKSTPRTRPPSVKRPLPRSLETADAELSSSWNCNPKKEIVRDFRGNSSEAKKGKETELGESPYGMPPQGNDNKRILERRVGMKLANSSPRLLPKSREAEWADTIDYFIKEKFRIWCREQNGQWELGTILSTTGEIASVLFSDGNVMKVPTGEILPANPDILDGVDDLIQLSYLNEPSVLHNFQHRYSCGAIYCKAGPLLIAVNPLRDVDMHGNEFVTAYQQKQMSSPHVFSIVDTAYTAMMEDGKNHSVIISGETGSGKTETAKIAMQYLAALGEVSDEMESKLQQTSCILEAFGNAKTHGNYNSSRFGKLIEIHFNTRGKLCGAKVHTFLLEKSRVVQLPQGERSYHIFYQLCAGAPSGLKDKLKIKGATEYNYLNQSDCLVLNGVDDAKKFHMLMEALNTVKICKADQERVFQMLSAVLWLGNISFEVIDNENHVEAVSGEAVTNAASLIGCSAQDLICALSSRRVQAGQEKVAQRLTIQQAIDTRDALAKFIYGSLFDWLVDEINKSLAVGEHLTYTSISILDIYGFESFKNNGFEQFCINYSNERLQQHFNRHLFKLEQEVYELDGIDWTRVEFKDNQECLDLFEKKHIGLISLLDEESNSLEANHLSFANKLKQQLKENCCFKEREGTFSIQHYAGEVLYDNSGFLEKNRDVLHSDIIQLLSSSSSHLPQLSKVLLPKTGRNILEFKKQSVATKFKVQLFNLMRQLDTTTPHFICCIKPNNKQLPGVFEKELVLQQLRYVGVFEAVRISRSGYPTKMTHQCFSDRYGFLLDNNVSKDPLSTAVAVLQQFNVLPELYQVGYTKLYLRAGQIAALEDARKKVLEDTVELQKFFHDHRAGCDFHEIIRGVVMLQSFVRGEIARRQCNALVNSKVLFACKNNDEQFMATRIQSAIRGFLARRRHYSQQNSQTLISEKQETGRNILEFKDLPSEGLPSVVEELQKRVLFAEATIEQNEKENAELKEQVKQFEVRCSEYEAKMSSMEEGWRKKMSSLQASVAAVKNLGSDNAAVSPPPYYYDSEDIMSLGLQTSGASTPLKFPYNGVNLESNREMNGGVGAMNHLVREFEQRKHYFDNEATAISEVKAGQSLPSTLEEELKRLVLRFENWKKSYKGQLSEAKAKVRKLRHSAAAAATNSSSSSRRTWWGLKTKRVQV; encoded by the exons ATGTTATCCGTTTCGCCTTCTCGGAGCCGGCTCGAAGAAATGCTGGAGGCTCTCCAGCGTAGGACTGGATACGATAAGCCAAAAGACTTGCCGCCGGAGCTGCCGGCTCGGCCAAAATCCACACCTAGAACTAGGCCACCATCCGTCAAGAGACCGTTGCCGAGAAGCTTGGAAACAGCGGATGCTGAACTCAGTAGCTCATGGAATTGTAATCCTAAGAAAGAAATTGTTAGAGACTTCAGAGGGAACAGTTCCGAGGCTAAGAAAGGTAAGGAAACGGAGCTGGGCGAATCACCTTACGGCATGCCACCACAAGGGAACGACAATAAACGGATTTTGGAGCGAAGAGTTGGTATGAAGCTTGCAAATTCATCTCCCCGTTTGCTCCCCAAGTCTCGTGAGGCCGAGTGGGCTGACACCATTGATTATTTCATCAAGGag AAATTTCGTATTTGGTGTCGTGAACAAAATGGACAGTGGGAATTAGGAACAATACTTTCAACTACAGGAGAAATAGCTTCTGTACTGTTTTCAGATGGaaat GTCATGAAAGTTCCCACTGGAGAGATCTTACCTGCAAATCCAGATATTCTTGATGGGGTTGATGATCTCATACAACTAAGTTATCTGAATGAGCCATCAGTTCTTCATAACTTTCAACATCGATATTCTTGTGGAGCAATATAT TGTAAGGCAGGTCCTCTTTTAATAGCAGTCAATCCCTTAAGAGATGTTGACATGCATGGGAATGAATTTGTTACGGCTTACCAGCAAAAGCAGATGAGTAGTCCTCATGTATTTTCTATTGTTGATACAGCCTACACTGCAATGATGGAAG ATGGAAAAAATCATTCTGTCATCATCAG TGGAGAAACTGGATCTGGAAAGACAGAAACAGCAAAAATTGCTATGCAGTACTTGGCTGCACTTGGTGAAGTTAGCGATGAGATGGAGTCTAAACTGCAGCAGACAAGTTGTATACTAGAGGCATTTGGAAATGCCAAAACACatgggaattacaattccagtCGTTTT GGAAAATTAATTGAGATTCATTTTAACACAAGAGGAAAACTATGTGGTGCCAAAGTACATACTT TTCTTCTTGAAAAG TCAAGAGTGGTTCAACTGCCTCAGGGAGAGAGGTCATACCATATCTTTTACCAGCTTTGTGCTGGGGCTCCATCTGGTCTCAAAG ATAAGCTGAAGATAAAAGGGGCAACTGAGTACAATTATCTTAACCAAAGTGACTGCTTGGTTTtaaatggtgttgatgatgctAAGAAGTTTCATATGCTTATG GAAGCCCTAAACACCGTCAAGATTTGCAAAGCAGATCAAGAGAGAGTTTTTCAGATGCTCTCTGCAGTATTATGGCTGGGAAATATATCATTTGAAGTGATTGACAATGAAAACCATGTTGAAGCTGTGTCGGGTGAAG CTGTTACCAATGCTGCTAGCTTGATAGGTTGCAGTGCCCAGGACCTCATATGCGCTTTATCATCCCGTAGAGTACAAGCTGGCCAGGAGAAGGTTGCCCAGAGGTTAACAATACAACAA GCAATTGATACGAGAGATGCATTGGCAAAATTCATCTATGGAAGCTTGTTTGATTGGCTAGTAGATGAGATTAATAAATCGCTTGCAGTAGGGGAACACCTTACATACACATCCATAAGTATTCTAGATATTTATGGTTTTGAATCATTTAAG AATAATGGCTTTGAACAGTTTTGCATAAACTATTCAAATGAGAGGCTTCAGCAGCATTTTAATCGTCATCTATTCAAACTTGAACAAGAG GTATATGAGCTGGATGGAATTGATTGGACAAGAGTAGAATTTAAAGACAATCAAGAGTGTTTAGATCTTTTTGagaag AAACACATTGGGCTTATCTCTTTACTTGATGAAGAATCAAATTCCCTTGAAGCTAATCATTTAAGCTTTGCCAATAAACTTAAGCAGCAACTGAAAGAAAATTGCTGCTTTAAAGAACGAGAAGGGACATTTAGTATTCAACATTATGCTGGAGAG gtTCTCTATGACAACAGTGGTTTCTTGGAAAAGAACAGAGATGTACTGCATTCTGATATTATTCAGCTACTCTCATCAAGCAGTTCCCACCTTCCTCAGCT AAGCAAAGTGTTGCTACCAA AAACAGGCAGAAATATTTTGGAGTTTAAG AAGCAAAGTGTTGCTACCAAGTTTAAG GTTCAATTATTTAACTTAATGCGGCAGTTGGATACCACCACTCCACACTTCATTTGTTGCATAAAGCCTAACAATAAACAGCTTCCTGGTGTATTCGAGAAAGAACTAGTCTTACAGCAACTCAGATACGTTGGGGTGTTTGAAGCTGTGAGGATTTCAAGATCTGGCTATCCAACTAAGATGACACATCAATGTTTTTCAGATAG GTATGGTTTCCTCCTGGATAATAATGTGTCCAAAGATCCTTTAAGTACAGCGGTTGCTGTTCTGCAGCAATTCAATGTCCTTCCTGAATTGTACCAGGTTGGGTATACCAAGTTGTATCTCCGAGCAGGACAG ATCGCTGCATTGGAGGATGCAAGGAAGAAAGTTCTTGAAGATACTGTTGAACTGCAAAAGTTCTTTCATGATCATCGTGCTGGTTGTGACTTTCATGAAATCATTCGAGGAGTAGTAATGCTTCAATCTT TTGTTCGTGGTGAAATTGCCAGAAGGCAGTGTAATGCTTTGGTGAATTCAAAAGTTCTGTTTGCTTGCAAAAATAATGATGAGCAGTTTATGGCTACACGGATACAATCAG CAATTCGTGGCTTTTTGGCTCGAAGACGTCATTATAGCCAGCAGAATTCACAAACATTAATTTCTGAGAAACAAGAAACAGGCAGAAATATTTTGGAGTTTAAG GACTTGCCTTCAGAAGGTTTACCATCTGTTGTTGAGGAACTTCAAAAGCGGGTTCTTTTTGCTGAGGCTACCATTGAACAGAATGAGAAGGAGAATGCAGAATTAAAAGAGCAAGTAAAACAATTTGAGGTACGGTGTTCAGAATATGAAGCCAAGATGAGCTCAATGGAGGAGGGTTGGCGGAAGAAAATGTCATCTTTGCAG GCAAGTGTTGCTGCAGTGAAGAATCTTGGTTCTGACAATGCTgcggtttccccacctccttaCTATTATGATTCTGAAGACATTATGTCTTTGGGACTTCAGACTTCTGGAGCAAGCACTCCGCTCAAATTTCCTTACAATGGCGTAAATTTGGAATCTAATAGAGAGATGAATGGTGGTGTTGGTGCAATGAATCACCTTGTAAGAGAGTTTGAGCAACGGAAACATTATTTTGATAATGAGGCCACCGCAATTTCTGAGGTGAAGGCAGGGCAGTCACTCCCTTCAACCCTAGAAGAGGAACTCAAAAGGCTGGTGCTGAGATTTGAGAATTGGAAGAAATCTTACAAGGGGCAGTTATCAGAGGCAAAGGCAAAAGTACGCAAACTGAGGCattcagcagcagcagcagcaacaaattcttcttcttcaagtagAAGGACATGGTGGGGGCTGAAGACTAAACGAGTGCAAGTATAA
- the LOC116010564 gene encoding cyclic nucleotide-gated ion channel 4: MASEFERSRNNNFYDTDGEEEEDDDEEEEESEDGGGEEQGAEKNLFNCRSIYGGGCGGRRRGGSVFGKVLDPKAAWVQEWNRVFLLVCATGLFVDPLFFYTLSISDNCMCLFVDGWFATTVTVLRCMTDALYLWNMWLQFKINRRPHITGARTRLHNNRMGMGAALRLWKAKKGFLFDLFVILPMPQIVLWVAIPALLKRGLTTEVMTVLLIMFLLQYLPKIYHSVRILRRMQSLSGYIFGTVWWGIALNMIAYFVASHAVGACWYLLGIQRAARCFKEQCGMKNGCGLRMLACEDPIYYGTTTVVKDRSRLMWGENAHARTTCLTEDNFTYGAYRWTVQLVINENRLEKILFPIFWGLMTLSTFGNLESTTDWLEVVFIIIVLTSGLLLVTMLIGNIKVFLHATTSKKQAMQLKMRNIEWWMRRRRLPTEFRQRVRNYERQRWAAMRGVDECEMIRNLPEGLRRDIKYHLCLDLVRQVPLFQHMDNLVLENICDRVKSLIFTKGETITREGDPVQRMLFIVRGHLQSSQVLREGVKSCCMLGPGNFSGDELLSWCLRRPFVERLPPSSSTLVTLEATEAFGLEAQDVKYVTQHFRYTFVNEKVKRSARYYSPGWRTWAAVAIQLAWRRYRHRLTLTSLSFIRPRRPLSRCSSLGEDRLRLYTALLTSPKPNQDDFDF; encoded by the exons ATGGCAAGTGAATTTGAACGTTCACGAAACAATAATTTCTACGACACCGATGGCGAAGAGGAGGAAGACGacgatgaagaagaagaagaaagcgaAGACGGCGGCGGCGAGGAGCAAGGGGCGGAGAAAAATTTATTCAACTGCCGGAGCATTTACGGCGGCGGTTGCGGCGGTCGGCGGCGCGGAGGATCCGTTTTCGGCAAGGTATTGGACCCTAAAGCCGCATGGGTTCAGGAATGGAACCGGGTTTTCCTCCTAGTGTGCGCCACCGGTCTATTCGTGGACCCGCTCTTCTTCTACACTCTCTCTATAAGCGACAACTGCATGTGCCTGTTCGTGGACGGCTGGTTCGCCACCACCGTCACGGTTCTCCGGTGCATGACCGACGCCTTATACCTCTGGAACATGTGGCTGCAGTTCAAGATTAACCGCCGCCCGCATATTACGGGTGCCAGGACTAGACTTCATAACAACCGTATGGGTATGGGTGCCGCCTTACGACTCTGGAAGGCTAAGAAGGGCTTCCTATTTGATCTTTTTGTTATCCTTCCAATGCCTCAG ATAGTGCTGTGGGTGGCAATCCCAGCATTGCTGAAGAGAGGGTTGACGACAGAAGTGATGACAGTTTTGTTAATAATGTTTCTGCTCCAATACCTGCCGAAGATCTACCACTCCGTCCGCATTCTGCGGCGGATGCAGAGTCTCTCCGGCTACATCTTCGGCACCGTCTGGTGGGGGATCGCTCTCAACATGATCGCATATTTTGTTGCCTCCCAC GCAGTAGGGGCATGTTGGTATTTGCTGGGTATCCAACGAGCTGCTAGATGCTTTAAAGAACAATGTGGGATGAAAAATGGGTGTGGTCTTCGGATGCTGGCTTGTGAAGACCCAATATACTATGGAACCACAACTGTTGTGAAGGACAGGTCACGTTTGATGTGGGGTGAAAATGCGCACGCAAGAACAACTTGTCTCACCGAAGATAATTTTACTTATGGTGCATATAGATGGACTGTCCAACTTGTTATAAACGAAAATCGTCTCGAAAAGATACTTTTTCCTATCTTCTGGGGACTCATGACTCTCAG TACTTTCGGTAATTTGGAGAGCACAACAGATTGGCTAGAGGTAGTTTTCATAATCATTGTGCTTACCAGTGGGCTCCTTCTTGTCACCATGTTGATTGGAAACATCaag GTGTTTTTGCATGCAACGACGTCAAAGAAACAGGCAATGCAGTTGAAGATGAGGAACATAGAGTGGTGGATGAGGAGGCGGCGGTTGCCGACGGAATTCCGGCAGAGAGTGAGAAATTACGAGCGGCAGCGCTGGGCGGCAATGCGCGGCGTTGATGAATGTGAAATGATCCGAAACCTCCCTGAAGGTCTTAGGAGAGACATCAAATATCATCTGTGTTTGGACTTGGTTAGACag GTTCCTTTATTTCAACATATGGATAATTTGGTCCTGGAAAACATATGTGACAGGGTGAAATCCCTTATATTTACAAAGGGAGAAACG ATAACAAGAGAAGGTGATCCAGTGCAGAGAATGTTATTTATAGTAAGAGGTCATCTCCAAAGCAGCCAAGTACTACGAGAAGGCGTAAAAAGTTGCTGCATGTTAGGCCCCGGAAACTTCAGCGGCGACGAGCTCCTCTCATGGTGTCTCCGCCGCCCCTTCGTGGAGCGGCTACCGCCGTCCTCCTCCACGCTAGTCACCCTGGAAGCCACGGAGGCGTTCGGGCTGGAAGCCCAAGACGTGAAGTACGTAACGCAGCATTTCCGGTACACATTTGTGAACGAGAAAGTGAAGAGAAGCGCAAGGTATTACTCTCCCGGGTGGAGAACATGGGCGGCGGTGGCGATTCAGCTGGCCTGGAGGAGATACCGGCATCGGTTAACGCTGACCTCGCTCTCGTTCATAAGGCCGAGGAGACCGCTGTCTAGATGTTCTTCTCTCGGAGAAGACAGGCTCAGGCTTTATACAGCGTTGTTGACATCCCCGAAACCTAATCAGGATGATTTTGACTTCTAA
- the LOC116005740 gene encoding uncharacterized protein LOC116005740 — MAPRLFACFRGKGSSSAANHGTSHENATADVTAEEQRRGGAVVVELFSSQGCATSPEAELLFSRIGRGDFELEVPVILLAYHVDYWDYMGWKDPFASSKWTVRQKAYVESLRLDTMFTPQIVVQGKIQCVANELDAVLTSIKSAPRFPAPTFQATFERSTSDSLQVSLTGALRSKVDGNGANVMVVLFESGLVTNCQKGENRDKVIANDYVVRRLEKLCSVKDISAKKTVSGTVNFPLWEGFNSSKCGVAVFVQNGSHQIFGSQNFQLPDNL; from the exons ATGGCGCCGCGTCTCTTCGCTTGCTTTAGGGGCAAAGGATCATCCTCCGCGGCAAACCACGGCACATCTCACGAGAATGCGACGGCGGACGTGACGGCGGAGGAGCAGAGGAGGGGTGGGGCGGTAGTTGTGGAGCTGTTTTCATCACAGGGATGCGCCACCTCCCCCGAGGCGGAGCTGCTCTTCTCCAGGATTGGGAGGGGCGACTTCGAGCTGGAAGTGCCGGTTATATTGTTGGCCTACCATGTTGATTACTGGGATTATATGGGGTGGAAGGATCCCTTCGCCTCCAGCAAATGGACCGTCAGGCAAAAGGCCTACGTTGAGTCCCTGCGACTCGACACCATGTTCACTCCCCAGATCGTGGTTCAGGGCAAGATCCAATGCGTCGCCAATGAGCTCGATGCCGTTTTAACCTCCATTAAATCTGCACCGAGATTCCCTGCTCCCACCTTCCAG GCAAcatttgaaagatcaacttcaGATTCCTTGCAAGTGTCCCTGACAGGAGCTTTAAGGAGCAAGGTGGACGGCAATGGTGCAAACGTCATGGTTGTTCTATTCGAGAGCGGTTTGGTGACCAACTGCCAGAAGGGGGAAAACAGAGATAAGGTTATAGCCAATGACTACGTAGTCAGGAGGCTTGAGAAGCTCTGCAGCGTTAAAGATATCTCCGCAAAGAAGACGGTCTCAGGAACCGTCAATTTCCCACTTTGGGAAGGCTTCAACAGCAGCAAATGTGGCGTCGCCGTTTTTGTGCAAAACGGATCTCACCAAATCTTTGGCTCCCAAAACTTCCAGTTGCCGGATAACCTATGA